A portion of the Mesobacillus boroniphilus genome contains these proteins:
- a CDS encoding sigma-70 family RNA polymerase sigma factor gives MQREKVIVELMEQYGTDVLHLAYSYVRNRQTAEDLAQEIFLKCYQKFDTFQGEAQIQTWLYRVASNHCKDYLKSWHHRKVFVSGYISSMLGGQQAGPEKQLIQNAENKELVEAMFKLPVKYREIIYLFYYQEMPQKEIAEVCGLNINTVKSRLTRAKQLLKEILQERGVDLGRTAEETEIRSEG, from the coding sequence ATGCAGAGAGAAAAAGTGATCGTTGAGCTGATGGAGCAGTATGGCACGGACGTACTTCACCTCGCGTATTCCTATGTCCGGAACAGGCAGACTGCCGAGGACCTGGCACAGGAAATTTTCCTGAAGTGCTACCAGAAATTCGATACTTTTCAGGGAGAGGCACAAATTCAAACTTGGCTATATCGTGTCGCCTCCAACCATTGCAAGGATTATTTAAAAAGCTGGCATCACCGGAAGGTCTTCGTCAGTGGCTATATCTCATCCATGCTCGGGGGCCAGCAGGCTGGTCCGGAAAAGCAGCTGATCCAGAATGCCGAAAACAAAGAGCTGGTCGAGGCGATGTTCAAGCTGCCGGTTAAATACCGGGAAATCATTTATTTATTTTATTATCAGGAAATGCCCCAAAAAGAAATCGCCGAAGTATGCGGCTTGAACATCAATACGGTGAAATCCAGGCTCACAAGGGCGAAGCAATTGCTGAAGGAAATTTTACAGGAAAGGGGTGTTGACCTTGGAAGAACAGCTGAAGAAACTGAAATCAGGTCTGAAGGATGA
- a CDS encoding N-acetylmuramoyl-L-alanine amidase family protein — MSKKLSVLFIGFVMLLSVLAPKASYAESLFEVTVTIAGQEYVVANETNSFEVNVDDLIADLGVQETDKVEKISVATPEGVDSITFEFLALNAFFPDAIIEVVNNKAEYVVSEWLGDLDQGSDGVSIQNLRQLMHVVNNEAWVTATVDYADGGYEILDILFTSGSGVEIPAVNAVELTGISLMTNIGEVALVKDGSNQFYLDLAGNNGTVEVNAIKFKSSTAKTVSLFSNDSYLYKEETDLQFVNGEAVIDVEKLITSELADILGDGETYLTNYQELKYMVASLFQNTFNGYVAAADGSQSPFQVVVNIDGFVEEGGKVYFYDIDGQRVTGWVEFDGDWYYFNPKGGAMLENSWLLYGGQWYFLGADGVMATGWQEFGDRTYYFTETGEMVKGFIKIDSKWYFFHPVKGSVNEGVLQKGWVKHNGVTRFMDLNTGAAITNWKRIGGKWYFFNNEGEMQTGWEFTGGKWYFMDGNGVMKTGWLQQGARKYFLDTVNGDMVTAWKYIGGKWYYFDKKEGSMETGWVYDAKKWYFMDGNGVMKKGWVYTGGKWYFLDNSGAMKTGWILTGGKWYYLYKDGAMAKSTVIDGYRLGSDGAWIR; from the coding sequence TTGAGCAAAAAACTATCGGTCTTATTCATTGGTTTTGTGATGCTTCTGTCTGTACTTGCGCCAAAGGCATCGTACGCTGAATCTTTGTTTGAAGTGACAGTGACGATTGCAGGTCAAGAGTATGTAGTAGCAAATGAAACAAATTCTTTTGAAGTGAATGTCGACGATTTGATCGCCGATCTTGGGGTGCAGGAAACGGATAAAGTAGAAAAAATCTCCGTTGCCACTCCGGAGGGTGTCGATTCGATCACATTCGAATTTTTGGCTTTGAATGCATTCTTCCCGGATGCGATAATTGAAGTAGTGAACAACAAGGCGGAGTACGTTGTATCCGAATGGCTTGGCGACCTTGACCAGGGCAGCGACGGCGTATCCATCCAGAATCTTCGCCAGCTGATGCATGTGGTGAACAATGAGGCATGGGTAACAGCAACTGTTGATTATGCAGATGGCGGGTATGAAATCCTTGATATCCTATTTACTTCTGGCAGCGGCGTGGAAATTCCTGCTGTTAATGCAGTGGAGCTGACAGGAATTTCATTGATGACAAATATAGGAGAAGTTGCGCTTGTGAAGGATGGCAGCAACCAGTTCTACCTTGACCTTGCCGGCAATAACGGCACTGTCGAGGTGAACGCGATCAAGTTCAAGTCATCTACGGCAAAAACGGTATCACTATTCTCCAACGATTCTTATTTATATAAAGAAGAAACAGATTTACAGTTTGTTAATGGCGAGGCAGTGATAGATGTTGAGAAACTGATCACTTCTGAACTTGCTGACATTCTTGGTGATGGTGAAACTTATCTGACAAACTATCAAGAACTTAAATACATGGTAGCAAGCCTGTTCCAAAATACATTCAACGGATATGTGGCAGCTGCTGACGGCTCGCAGTCTCCATTCCAGGTCGTAGTCAACATAGACGGCTTTGTTGAAGAAGGCGGAAAGGTATATTTCTACGATATCGATGGACAGCGTGTAACTGGCTGGGTTGAATTCGATGGCGACTGGTATTATTTCAATCCTAAAGGCGGCGCAATGCTTGAAAACAGCTGGTTATTATACGGCGGCCAATGGTACTTCCTTGGCGCTGACGGTGTAATGGCAACTGGCTGGCAGGAATTTGGAGATCGGACTTACTATTTCACTGAAACAGGTGAGATGGTTAAGGGATTCATTAAAATCGACAGCAAATGGTATTTCTTCCACCCTGTTAAAGGCAGCGTGAACGAAGGTGTCCTGCAAAAAGGCTGGGTAAAACACAACGGCGTGACGCGCTTCATGGACCTGAACACAGGAGCTGCGATCACGAACTGGAAGCGAATCGGCGGCAAGTGGTATTTCTTCAATAATGAAGGCGAAATGCAAACTGGCTGGGAATTCACTGGCGGCAAGTGGTACTTCATGGATGGCAACGGCGTCATGAAGACGGGCTGGCTGCAGCAAGGTGCAAGGAAGTACTTCCTTGACACAGTGAACGGTGATATGGTGACTGCCTGGAAATACATCGGCGGCAAGTGGTACTACTTTGATAAAAAAGAAGGCAGCATGGAGACTGGCTGGGTATACGATGCCAAGAAGTGGTACTTCATGGATGGCAATGGTGTCATGAAAAAAGGCTGGGTATACACTGGCGGCAAATGGTACTTCCTTGACAACAGCGGCGCGATGAAGACTGGCTGGATCCTTACTGGCGGCAAGTGGTACTACCTATACAAGGACGGAGCAATGGCGAAGAGCACTGTCATCGACGGATATCGTCTTGGCAGCGACGGAGCATGGATCCGATAA
- a CDS encoding YveK family protein codes for MEETISLKELLDTLKKRLWLILSITFVAVLASGIVSYFFLTPIYQASTQILVNQKQSEQAAYNPSVVQTNLQLINTYNGIIKSNRILDIVIEDMDLNMTAEQLKGSINVGSETNSQIVNISVQNADKKLAVDIANKIANVFSKEVVVIFSVDNVSVLAEATDVQTQSPIKPKPPLNIAIALVVGLMAGVGLAFLLEYLDNTVKSAQDIEKQLGMPVLGVISVIDEKQMAARKQKRGQRQMERGESGV; via the coding sequence TTGGAAGAAACAATTAGTTTGAAAGAACTGCTGGACACTTTGAAAAAACGCCTTTGGTTAATCCTTTCAATCACGTTTGTGGCGGTACTGGCCAGCGGGATTGTTAGCTACTTCTTTTTAACCCCGATCTATCAGGCTTCGACACAAATTCTCGTCAACCAAAAGCAGAGTGAACAGGCTGCCTATAACCCTAGTGTAGTACAGACAAATCTGCAGCTGATCAATACATATAATGGCATCATCAAGAGCAACCGGATCCTTGATATTGTGATTGAAGATATGGATTTGAACATGACAGCGGAGCAGCTGAAAGGCAGCATCAACGTCGGAAGTGAAACAAACTCACAGATTGTGAATATCTCAGTCCAAAATGCGGATAAGAAGCTGGCAGTCGATATTGCCAACAAGATAGCAAATGTTTTTAGTAAGGAAGTTGTTGTTATCTTTAGTGTGGACAATGTGAGCGTCCTGGCTGAAGCGACCGATGTCCAGACTCAGTCGCCAATCAAGCCGAAGCCTCCGCTTAACATTGCAATCGCGCTTGTAGTCGGATTGATGGCGGGTGTCGGACTGGCATTCCTCCTCGAGTATTTGGACAATACGGTAAAAAGCGCGCAGGATATTGAAAAGCAATTGGGAATGCCTGTTCTTGGCGTCATTTCTGTGATCGATGAAAAACAGATGGCAGCGAGAAAGCAAAAACGGGGACAAAGGCAAATGGAAAGAGGTGAGAGCGGTGTTTAA
- a CDS encoding CpsD/CapB family tyrosine-protein kinase, which translates to MFKKKAKVLGNSQRSLVTLHDPKSPISEQYRTIRTNIQFSSVDKEIKTLMVTSPGPAEGKSTTAANMAVVFAQQEKKVLLVDTDLRKPTVHYTFSLNNTYGLTSILSKQRTLADAVHKTDQPNLSILTSGPIPPNPAELLGSHAMAQFLEDAKGEYDVILFDTPPVLAVTDAQILANKCDGVLLVVYSGKTEMEEAAKSKELLTAAKGKLLGTVLNHKKLQSSDYYYYYGNK; encoded by the coding sequence GTGTTTAAGAAAAAAGCCAAAGTACTGGGTAATTCACAGCGAAGCCTCGTCACATTGCATGACCCTAAATCACCGATTTCAGAGCAATACCGGACGATTCGGACGAATATCCAGTTCTCTTCTGTCGACAAAGAAATCAAGACACTGATGGTAACCTCTCCAGGACCTGCGGAAGGTAAGTCGACCACCGCAGCCAACATGGCTGTCGTGTTCGCACAGCAGGAAAAGAAGGTGCTGCTCGTCGATACAGACTTAAGAAAGCCGACGGTGCATTATACATTCAGCCTGAACAACACATACGGACTGACTTCGATTCTATCAAAGCAGCGGACACTGGCCGATGCTGTCCATAAAACGGACCAGCCTAATCTGTCCATCCTGACAAGCGGTCCGATCCCGCCCAATCCGGCTGAGTTATTGGGTTCACATGCGATGGCGCAATTCCTGGAGGATGCGAAAGGCGAATACGATGTCATCCTATTTGACACGCCGCCGGTGCTTGCGGTAACCGATGCACAGATCCTCGCCAACAAATGCGATGGCGTGTTGCTAGTCGTCTACAGCGGCAAGACAGAAATGGAAGAAGCAGCTAAGTCGAAAGAACTGCTGACAGCAGCAAAAGGCAAGCTTCTCGGAACGGTTCTCAACCATAAGAAGCTGCAAAGCTCAGACTACTATTACTATTATGGTAACAAATAA
- a CDS encoding tyrosine-protein phosphatase: MIDLHCHILAGIDDGAQTMADSIEMARAAVNEGIDTIIATPHHKNGRYENTKQAIIEKTAELNDVLKAENIPLTILPGQEPAIHGELMKGITLGEVSTLNNTQYIFIELPSGHVPRYTDKLLYDLQMEGKIPVIVHPERNQEIIERPEILYQLIKNGALSQVTASSICGIFGKKIKNFSEQLIEANLTHFIASDAHNTNKRRFHMARAYNHIETRYGVDMVYFLKENAELLVRDHNVYKEVPQRVKKKKFLGLF, translated from the coding sequence ATGATAGATTTACATTGTCATATACTAGCAGGAATAGACGATGGCGCACAAACGATGGCAGACAGCATCGAAATGGCGCGAGCTGCAGTTAATGAAGGAATCGACACAATCATTGCGACCCCTCACCACAAAAACGGCCGTTATGAAAATACGAAACAAGCAATCATTGAGAAGACAGCGGAGCTGAATGATGTACTGAAAGCAGAGAACATCCCGCTGACCATCCTTCCGGGCCAGGAACCGGCCATCCACGGGGAGCTGATGAAGGGAATAACGCTGGGGGAAGTAAGCACTCTGAATAACACACAATACATATTCATTGAATTGCCTTCGGGTCATGTGCCGCGATATACCGATAAGTTATTATATGATTTGCAGATGGAAGGGAAAATCCCGGTCATCGTCCATCCGGAACGGAACCAGGAAATCATCGAGCGTCCTGAAATCCTATATCAATTGATTAAGAACGGCGCACTATCGCAAGTAACTGCGTCAAGTATTTGCGGAATTTTCGGAAAAAAGATCAAGAACTTCTCAGAACAGCTGATTGAAGCAAACCTGACTCATTTTATCGCATCGGATGCACACAACACAAATAAACGCCGCTTTCATATGGCACGCGCTTATAATCATATTGAAACCCGTTATGGTGTGGATATGGTCTATTTCCTCAAAGAAAACGCCGAACTGCTTGTCCGGGATCATAATGTATACAAAGAAGTGCCACAGCGCGTCAAAAAGAAAAAATTCCTTGGACTATTTTAA